From the genome of Candidatus Dadabacteria bacterium, one region includes:
- a CDS encoding UDP-glucose/GDP-mannose dehydrogenase family protein — MKIAVIGTGYVGLVTGACLAGSGKSVVCVDIDESKIESLRRAEVPFFEPGLDEMVRTNIDERRLSFTTDIASAVRESFLVFIAVGTPQAQDGEADISSVLDVARSIGSNLNGYKIVVTKSTVPVGTTEEVRDTIKSLTDQEFGVASNPEFLKEGAAIEDFLKPDRVVIGVEDESVGSVLRELYSPFMRSADRTIVVSIRSSEMSKYASNAMLATRISFMNDIANLCELLGANVSEVRSVVGSDARIGRYYLYPGIGYGGSCFPKDVKALEKMARGVGYEPRVVAAVDGVNAAQRERFFNKIAGFFSDLGGKRVAVWGISFKPNTDDIREAPSLYVVERLLDAGCSVAVHDPAAMENARTVLGDSVDYFESYYDACRGADALVIHTEWSQYRQPNFEMIKELMKTPVIFDGRNIYDHMKLEAMGIKYFGIGR, encoded by the coding sequence ATGAAAATAGCCGTTATAGGAACGGGTTACGTGGGGCTTGTCACGGGGGCGTGTCTAGCGGGAAGCGGGAAGAGCGTTGTGTGCGTCGACATAGATGAAAGCAAAATCGAGAGCCTTCGGCGCGCCGAAGTTCCCTTTTTCGAGCCGGGTCTTGATGAGATGGTGCGCACCAATATAGATGAGAGAAGACTCTCATTTACAACCGATATAGCTTCGGCCGTCAGGGAATCTTTTCTCGTATTTATTGCGGTTGGAACTCCTCAGGCACAAGACGGCGAGGCGGATATCTCCTCCGTTCTCGACGTGGCGCGGTCGATAGGGAGCAACCTTAACGGATACAAAATAGTGGTAACCAAAAGCACGGTTCCCGTCGGCACTACCGAGGAGGTGCGCGACACTATAAAATCCCTCACGGATCAGGAATTCGGTGTGGCGTCGAATCCTGAATTTCTCAAGGAAGGAGCGGCGATTGAGGACTTCCTTAAGCCCGACAGGGTGGTAATAGGAGTTGAGGATGAATCAGTAGGCTCGGTTCTAAGGGAACTTTACTCTCCCTTTATGAGGTCTGCCGACAGGACGATAGTGGTTTCCATCCGATCTTCCGAAATGTCAAAGTACGCCTCAAACGCAATGCTTGCCACCAGGATATCGTTTATGAACGATATAGCCAATCTGTGCGAACTTCTGGGTGCGAACGTGTCCGAGGTCCGCTCGGTGGTAGGTTCTGATGCGAGGATAGGCAGATATTATCTCTATCCGGGAATCGGATACGGGGGATCGTGTTTCCCAAAGGACGTAAAAGCTCTTGAGAAAATGGCGCGCGGTGTAGGTTATGAACCTAGGGTTGTAGCCGCGGTTGACGGCGTGAATGCAGCTCAGAGGGAGAGGTTCTTTAATAAAATAGCCGGGTTTTTCTCTGATCTTGGAGGAAAAAGAGTTGCCGTGTGGGGAATTTCGTTTAAGCCCAACACGGATGATATAAGAGAGGCCCCATCACTTTACGTGGTAGAAAGGCTTCTTGATGCGGGATGTTCTGTTGCCGTCCACGATCCCGCCGCCATGGAAAACGCGAGAACCGTGTTAGGAGACAGCGTGGATTATTTCGAGTCCTACTACGATGCCTGCAGGGGGGCGGACGCCCTTGTGATTCACACCGAGTGGAGTCAGTACAGACAGCCCAATTTCGAGATGATAAAGGAGCTGATGAAGACCCCTGTGATATTTGATGGAAGAAATATCTATGACCACATGAAACTTGAGGCCATGGGTATCAAGTATTTCGGAATCGGCAGGTAA
- a CDS encoding NAD-dependent epimerase/dehydratase family protein, with product MNIIVSGCAGFIGAKVCELLLERGDLVFGLDNMSDAYDVRLKHHRLETLGGFERFSFFECDISDNPGLLSVCEEIKALCGGGRIGCVINLAARAGVRQSIENPWIYYSTNVTGTLNLLEFCRSEGISKFVLASTSSVYGENGIPFREDMKTDYQLSQYASSKKSAEGLCSVYNSLYGLDISVLRYFTVYGPAGRPDMSVFRFIKWINEEEEIVILGDGEQKRDFTYVDDIAAGTVLAIKNLGFEIINLGSAASVSLNEIIDVIERGTGKKAKVTCSAPHPSDIRVTLASIDKAKKILDWEPCFDIETGIENSLRWYNANKALVRSIEI from the coding sequence ATGAACATAATCGTTTCGGGTTGCGCAGGATTTATAGGCGCCAAAGTGTGCGAGCTTCTTCTTGAGCGCGGAGATCTGGTTTTCGGGCTCGACAACATGTCCGATGCTTATGACGTGAGGCTCAAGCATCACAGGCTTGAGACTCTCGGAGGGTTTGAGAGATTCAGTTTTTTCGAATGCGACATATCGGACAATCCCGGACTTCTTTCCGTGTGCGAGGAAATAAAAGCTCTTTGCGGGGGCGGCCGAATTGGCTGCGTTATTAACCTCGCGGCCCGTGCCGGAGTTCGCCAGAGCATTGAGAATCCCTGGATATATTACTCTACCAACGTGACTGGGACTCTTAATCTCCTTGAGTTCTGTCGCTCAGAAGGAATAAGCAAGTTCGTGCTCGCTTCGACTTCGAGCGTTTACGGGGAAAACGGAATCCCCTTCAGGGAGGATATGAAGACCGATTATCAGCTTTCTCAATACGCATCCTCGAAGAAATCGGCCGAAGGCCTTTGCTCGGTTTACAACTCTCTTTACGGACTAGATATCTCGGTGCTTCGCTACTTTACGGTTTACGGTCCCGCGGGAAGGCCAGACATGAGCGTTTTTCGGTTCATAAAGTGGATAAATGAGGAAGAGGAAATAGTAATACTCGGCGACGGAGAACAGAAAAGGGATTTTACCTACGTTGACGATATCGCGGCGGGTACTGTCCTGGCGATAAAGAATCTGGGCTTTGAGATAATAAACCTCGGAAGCGCGGCCTCCGTATCCCTAAACGAAATCATAGACGTGATAGAACGCGGAACCGGCAAAAAAGCTAAAGTTACTTGCAGTGCCCCGCATCCTTCCGATATCAGGGTTACCTTGGCAAGTATAGACAAGGCGAAAAAGATTTTGGACTGGGAGCCTTGCTTTGATATCGAGACCGGTATTGAAAACTCGCTTAGGTGGTATAATGCCAATAAGGCCCTTGTACGGAGTATAGAAATTTGA